Genomic window (Enterobacteriaceae bacterium 4M9):
AGGCGCAATGGGACATTGCGGCGGCAAGGCCCAGCGCCGCCAGGGTTTTGGTCAGTGTTTGCATGTGAACTCCGAATGTTATTGTTATCGTCGGCCCGTTTTCTCGCGCAGCTACACAGGCAGACCGTGCAGCCTGCCCATAGAACGCTAACGCGCAGTTAGTTCTGGCGACATTTTATAGATGCGCGTTACAGGTCGCGCATGACGGAGTTATATGTAGCGGGAAATACCCGCCACCGAAGAGAGCGGCATCACACCGCAGAATTACAGTAAAAGAGTGCATAAATTCAGCCAGTAAGAGCATAAGCCCATGCATATCACTTTAGAGGTACAGATAAAACTGATAGCCACTTAAAAAAGGTATCAGCCGTCAATATTACTCGATTGGGTATAAACGAAAGAGTTGATCGTGCTCAAGGGTGATGAAAATCAGGGTAAAAATAATATTCCCGTAACCGATGAAATGCCTATTTTTTGCTGGCAGTCACATTTTTGTTTCACATTGCGATATTGATATCGATGCATATTATTCTCTCAGGCCATTGTTGTTATTAGAAAAGGCTGAATATATTCTCCAGCATCGCCCATCGAAAATAATTTTCACCACTACCTCAAATGCTAACTTAATGTTTAATATGGAAATTATATAAAAATGAAAAAAGTAACCTTTTTTGTCGGCACTGTTTCGATATTTTTGAGACTTTCCTTATCTAAACTTTGGCGCTAGAATCAAAGCGCATATAACGGACGTAGAATTAAAGTCCTCAGGTAATATTTCCGGAACCCGGATTTTGATTGTTTATTAATGTCTCCATATTGATAAGGATATTCACATGGCAGCTTCCAAAATCGTGCAGGAACTCGGTACGCAAGTGGAGCTTGAATACCTTTCCTCACAGCGCTATTTACGCTTAAGCAGATGGTGCGCGAATCGCAGCATGGACGGGTTGTCCTGCTTTCTGCAAACCCAGGCGCAGGAGAGCATTACGCTCATAACCCTGGTGTTTAACTATCTCAAGCGCATTGATACCTCTCCTCCGGAGTGTAATGCCAGCCTTCAGGACTGGCGCTGCTTTTCCGTGGATGAACTGTTTGAGCAAACTCTACTTGATCTGCGTATACGGCTGGCCCACCTTTCTCATTTAAGCCGCCTGGCGCGTGATATAGGTGATTTCGCCACACTGGCCTTTATTCAAAAACTGTTCGGTCTTTACCGCCTTGAGCGCGAGCGCCTGCTGGCAACCCAGAAACAGTTCGAACGCACCATGAAGTCCCAGTCGGCTTCTCCACTCTTTTCACTCGGCAGACTTTGCGAATCGGTGTAACCCGACTCTGAACACCATCAGCCCGGCCTGGCCGGGCTTTTTGATGCCTGTTTTTTTGATCTACTCCATTGTTTAGTCTGACTTTTCCCCTGCATTGAACAAATCCGATCCGCCTCTCAATCATTAACCATGCTTTTTGTAATGATTTATTCAGTTATCATTCTTTGCTAAGGGAACGTTATGTTAGTTGCTGAATTTATTATCATTATCCTTTGCCTGCTGGTTGGCACGCGATTTGGCGGCATGGGGCTGGGCCTTATCAGCGGCATCGGCCTTTTTATTCTGTGTTTTGTATTCGGTTTGCAGCCAGGCAAACCGCCCGTGGATGTGATGTTGACCATTCTGGCAGTGATTGGCTGTGCCGCTACGCTACAAAGCGCCGGTGGCCTGAACGTCATGATGCAGTATGCCGAGCGCCTGCTGCGCCGCCATCCGCAGCACATCACCTTGCTCGCACCGTTAACCACCTGGACACTGACGTTCTTGTGCGGTACCGGTCACGTGGTCTACACCATGTTTCCGATTATTGCTGATATTGCGCTTAAAAAAGGTATTCGCCCCGAGCGCCCCATGGCAGTCGCCTCAGTCGCCTCGCAGATGGCGATCACCGCCTCACCGGTCTCCGTTGCCGTAGTGTCACTGGTCTCCATTCTCGCCGCTGCCCACGGAATCGGTACCGGCTGGGGGATATTGCAAATTCTTGCCGTGTCTGTACCCGCCTCGCTGTGCGGCGTGCTGGTCGCCGCTCTGTGGAGCTTGCGCCGCGGTAAATCGCTTGATGAAGATGAAGCGTTCCAGGAAAAGCTTAAAGACCCGGCCCAGAAAGCGTTTATTTACGGCAGCAGCGAAACGCTGATGAACCAACGTTTTTCCCGCGAAGCCTACTGGTCTACCGCCATTTTTTTTACCGGCATTCTGGTGGTGGTTGTCCTGGGTGCCTTCCAGGAGTTACGCCCGGCGTTTGAGGTTAAAGGTAAGCTTCAGCCGCTGTCGATGAACCTGACCATCCAGATGATGATGCTGATTGCCGGTGCCGCAATTTTGATGATTTGCCGCGTAAAGCCCGCGGCTATTTCCGATAGTGCCGTCTTCAAAGCAGGCATGGTCGCCATTTTCTCGGTGTTTGGCGTAGCGTGGATGAGTGATACCTTTTTCCAAGCTCACCTGGAAACGCTGAAGATGGCGCTGGAAGGCGTGGTGAAAAGCCACCCGTGGACTTATGCCATGGTGCTGTTTCTGGTTTCGAAACTGGTTAACAGTCAGGCGGCAGCCCTGACGGCTGTCGCGCCAATGGGTCTGATGCTTGGCGTAGAGCCTAAAATGCTGGTCGCTTTTTTCCCGGCGGCATACGGCTATTTTATTCTGCCAACTTACCCAAGCGATCTGGCCTGTATTGGCTTTGACCGCTCGGGCACCACGCGCATTGGCAAGTTTATCATCAACCACAGCTTTATTATTCCAGGCCTGATTGGTGTGAGCTGCGCCTGCGCGGTGAGCTGGCTGTTGGTGGAGATGTTTTTCTAAGACTTAGTGCGACTCTTCAGGGCGAGAAAATTTAAGCTCAATTAGCGCGATCGCCTTTTGGATCGCGCGGCGTGTAACCGGATCAGAGGCGGCGTTACCGGCAGAAAAATCGATGCTTTTTAGCTGACCGGCCATCTTCTCACGCACCTCAACCGGGGCGATGACGTCGATAACGTCAAGAATCTGTTTAATAACCAGCTGGCAGGCCACTACATCGGATAAGACTTCTTCTTCAGGCGTAAGGTGCTGAGACATATTGTGCTCCTGTTGAGTGCAAGGGGGCACATACTACCCGCACTGGCACAATAAAGGTATGCATCAGGGCAAATTGTGCACCGCCGCACCAGGCCGGTAAGCAGCAGACGTAAAAAAACCTGCCCGCAGCAGGTTTAAAACAGCGCGCCAGGCGGCACGTCTTTAAACGTTCGGCAATAGCTGGCGAACAGGCTTTTAAGGATTTTGCGCAACTTTTTCATTTCGCTCCTGATGGATATGCTGGCGAGATTATCACCTGCACATAATATGACAGGCGTCACAAATATCAATTGTTATGTGACAATCATCACAATAATCAGTTTTTACGGTTCGCGCCAAACCTTTGTGCACAACCTGCTCTTCGCCCCCGTAAAACGCTATCACGGGGTTAAAAACCGTCCTCTTGCTCCAGCGCTGATTACCGATTGCGCAATCCCGCCCGCAGCAGGTATTTCACCGTGTTTTTCAGCCGATTGGCATTAGCCGCCCCATGATAGTCTGCGTGCACATTCAGATTCAGAGGTGGAAAGTGAAAAGATATCTGTTAGCCGCAGCCCTGGTTGCCCTTGCCGGGTGCACGTTCAAAAAAGATCCACAGGTAGCCGGTGGCGATGCCGTCAGCGGCGTGGTACGCCTGAGCTACAGCCTCACTGTGCTGCAAAACGGTTATTTTGACGAAGCAGACGCCGCACACACCGCCGCCCGCCAGTGCAGGCAGTGGGGATACACCAGTGCCGTGCGCTTTGGTGAACCTGTGCAAACCTGTGCCTTGTACAGCGGACCGCTGTGTATGAAAGAAACGGTGACGCTGGAATATCAGTGTGGTATCCAGGTCAATTACCCACAGGCATATTAAGTTTTTATCCGTCGTTATTTTCTACACTACTCGCCCTGATTAGTAATAAGAATAGTTTTCACTTTTATTTATTTTTAACTCAGGGTGAATTTCTTTTACTTTTATTTATTATTTCCTGTATTCGCTTTTATTTTTTGCAACATAACAGTAAAGTAGCAACGCCTGCTGTTACGCTAATCTCTGGGAGAGAATATATGTTGCAATCCGATATGATTGAAAAACTAAACGCGCAAATGAATCTGGAATTATTCTCATCTCTGCTTTATCAGCAGATGAGCGCATGGTGCAGCTACCACAGCTTTGAAGGTGCAGCAGCGTTTCTGCGCCGCCATGCGCAGGAAGAGATGACGCATATGCAGCGTCTTTTTGACTATCTGACGGACACCGGCAACCTGCCGCGTATTGACGCGCTTTCGTCTCCTTATGCTGAATATCCGTCCCTTGACGAGTTATTTAAAATTACGCTCGAACACGAACAGTTAATCACGCGTAAAATTAATGAACTGGCGCACTTTGCCATGACCAGCCAGGATTATCCGACCTTTAATTTCCTGCAATGGTATGTTTCTGAACAGCATGAAGAAGAGAAGCTGTTTAAATCCGTGCTGGATAAACTGGCACTGGTGGGCAAAAGTGGTGAAGGGTTATATATTGTGGATAAAGAGCTGGCCACACTGGAATAATACAAAGGGCTCCTTCAGGAGCCTTTTTTAGCTGGCCCAAAAAGCGCACAGACGCTTTGTCAGCAATAGCTTTGCCGCGCGCCGCCTGGCCATCCATCAGTATCTGCGATGTTCGCGTATGAAAACGCGCGACCTCATCAAACAGACCACAGCGGCGGCGATAAGCGTATCGCGCATAACACGCTTGTTTCCTTCAGGCATCGTTTGCCGGATAACATCGCTTCCGTTCCTGCAAAGCCGCTCTGCTCCCACTCAACTCGCTCCCCTGTTGCCCCTGGATAGCGTCCAGCCGCTTTCCTTTAGACTATTAATTATCAGGTTAATGCCACGCAAATCACTAACCTTATGATTTGTTAAGACAATATAGACACCTCATCGCAAGGCCGTCATCTCAACATCACCATTCACCTTCTCTATTTTGTGCGTTTTGTGCGCTATTAACAAAACTGGCGGTGCTTGTCTCGATAAGCGTGGCAATATTTTTGTATTTATAGGCACTGAATATTTATTCCTTCTAATACCACCTGGAGTGACTCCCGTTGTTGCGACCTTATCACCCTGTTAGCTTGCTGTGCGCCGGACTCATCGGCCTGTTCTCACAAAGTACGTTTGCCGAAATCACCGTACTGGAGAAAACCAATGCCTTTCTGGCACCGCTCAGCCTGGAAATCGGCGGCAGCATTCGCCCGCAATTTATCTGGAACAACGGTGATGAACCTGATTACTACAAAAATGGTCACGATGGCGGTACCCGCTTTCGCTTTGGTGCCGATTACGCCATCAATTCCCGCTCGTCGCTGATTGGTTATTACGAACTCGGGGTGGATATCCCCCATGTTTTAAAATGGGACGGACATTACGACACCGAAGGGAAGCGTGACTACCAACGCCAGTTGTATGGTGGCATTAAAGATAGCGAATGGGGCACGCTGACCTTTGGCCACCAGTATGGCGTTTACTATGACACTATCGGCGCAAAAAGTGATATGTGGGATAACGACGGGCATGCCAGCGCAAACTGGATTGGCATCAACGGAGATTATGACGGCGGCGAGCGCCCGAAAAATACCGTGAAATACACCAATACGTTCGGCAACCTGACGCTGCGTGCTGATTATCTTCTGCCACAAGATGAAACCCCTGCGGGTAATGACTTGCGCTATCGTCGTCACCACGGTGGCGGGATTGGCATTGATTATCAGCTACAACAAGACCTGACGTTCAGTGCGGCCTGGAATGAAACCCGCGCCAGTGTGAAAAGCCCCGACGGGCAGCGGCAACGTTACACGCAACAGTACTCTGGCGCCGCCCTCACATGGCAACCCAACCGCTGGTATCTTGTGACCACGGCGACGTACTACAACAACTACGTCCCCTCAAAAAGGCAGCAAACGGCGGCACGTTATTTTGCGGGTGACGGCTACGGGCTGGAAAGTTTTGTGGGCTATACCTTTGCCATTAATCGCCCTTGGCTGAGCGCCATACAGCCGTATATCGCTGCCGACACGTTACGCCTTAAGGGAGATGAAGACTATCACGCCCACCACGTTTATCTGGGTATGTCTACCCAACTGGCCTACGGTTTTTCGTTCTGGCTTGAGCGCACGATGGCCTCAAGCAGTGACCAGGAGCCAGATACCACATGGCTGTCGATTTATTATGACTTTTAGGGCTGCGGGTAAGATACCGGCCTGAGCGTCTGGCTGGCTGAAAAACACCATGTGCCTGGCGGTTTACGCGCCATTGGCCGCCTTTGCGTTGGTTGTTAGTAGTCTGCATTTCTGGAAAATACTGAGGCAGAAAAATTTCCAAAAAGGGTTCATAATCAATACTCCTACAATCAGGAGATAGCCCTATGTCAATGCCATCTAACGTTGTAACCACCCTGCTCAACCTCTGCGACAGCCCGGAAGAAGCCGTTCAGGTTGCGGCTGTTAAAGCGCTCGGCGAGGGGCAAGCCAACGGCTCCAACGTATTAGAAAAAGTGATTTCTCTGGTGAGTAACGATAACGTAAATGTGTCCGTGGCTGCCGTAGAGGCCTTAGGCAGAATGTATCGAAGTAAATAATGGTCATGGCCGCCAGAGGGCGGCTTTTTTATCTGCTGCGAAGCGGCTAACGCGCATGGCATTTTCGCAGTCGCGCTGTGCGCGTTATTATGAAAATGGATCTAAAAGGAATTCATTTTCAGCCATCAACGTTGATGCCATCTCAATGCTCTCGAGTGCATCTTGTTTACCTTCCCGGTATTTTTTATTTATTTCCGCCATGTCGAGATACACTTGCGCAGCCAGCGCTTTCTTTTGAGCATTCGTCATTTGACTTAAACAAACACTCATAAATGTTAGTTTTTCAAATACAATCAGGGACTTCTTTTCATCCTGAGAAGAGAGTTTAATGTGAGGGGCCATTGATTCAGGTGCATCAATAAAGCTATTCGTAAACGCATATACCGCATTAATAAAATTTTTTATTTCCTGCACACTTTCCTGCTCACGCCAGCTATTCAACGCACTTTTGGCGATCCATGCTGTGACTCCTGTAATCCCCGCTGAAGCTACGGCAGCCAGCATGCTATAGAAAGCCCATTGCGCGGCCTGTTTGGTGGCAATCATCGTTTCGATTGAAATAATATCTGCGTCCATATCCTTCCCGCTTTACAAAATACACCCCAATAAGTTGTGAGTTTATTTTATCCAGAATGATTAACAAAATTAACCGCTTGTTAGCGAGGAACAAATAACAGCCCGTTAAGCTCGTCGAGTTTGTAACATCGAGACTCTCAATCTTTGCTGCATACACGCTATCAAATACCGCTATTTTCGGCACCGTTTTTCGTGTGCGTGCAAATTTCAATCACCATGCAGGCGCAACCACGGCACGCAGAGGAAGTGCACAAATTCAGGAATGGTATCGGCAAAGGCAAAGACAAAGACAAAGACAAAGACAAAGACAAAGACAAAGACAAAGACAAATTACAGGCACAAAAAAACCACCCGGAGGTGGTTTCACGACACTGCTTATTGCTTTGATTATTCTGGCATTTCCCATGGTGCCCGGAGTGGGACTTGAACCCACACAGCGCGAACGCCGAGGGATTTTAAAAACTATAAATGCCATAATAAAATCATAAGGTTATGATTAAAATGGTTTTTTATAATGGTAATAAAAGGTTATGGCGGGTGAATAATTGATTTTTGCTGCCACTTTTTTGGTATTGGTAAACGAGGAGATCCACAATTTTTATACTATGAGCACGTCGATAAAAAGCCCCGCAATTGCGAGGCTTTGTTTTTACATCCAGAGGGCTTGCTGTCCTGACGGCGCAGGATGTGGCAAAACCGGGTTAGTCTCGCCGGGCTTCACTATGTAGCGTTGGACTGACTCCAGCGTCAGAAACGTGGCACTACAATTGACGTTCTGGCACTGGTGATAACGCTCTTTTGTGGTGTCACTCATGTAGCGGCTGGTGCGGGCGTGGGCGGCGTGCTGGCATAACGGACAATGAAACATATTAATCACCTCGACTGGCTGTTCTTTATTCAATCCTACCCAATAAAATCATACAAAACAAATAGTTAATATTAAATTAAATCTCATCGCTTACGGATTCATACCCCACATCCGAAAGCCTCACCTCAAGCTCTAAGCGCGTCGTGAAGCCATTATTCCCGAGGCTATGAACCACCCTACTAATCAGCCATGACTGTTCGTCTATAACACGCTTAAACCCTGACACACGAAGCGGCGTTTCGGGAAATAAATCAGCCCGTCCCAGCGCCAGCGTTATCGAAAATTCAGCCACGCCACGCTGCAGCTTGTCCCACTTCGCCTGAGCCGCCCGCATGGCCTGCGCCTTTGTCGCGTATACTGTGGTCAGCGCCAGCACGTTCTCGGCGTCACCGGCCATGTATTCACCTTCGCGTGCTTCCTGCTCTTTTTTAGCTTTGGCTTTCTTGCTGACCGGTGTCGCCTTCGGGTGCTGCAGCGCGCGCAGGTGCTGCTGCTTTGGCTTGCGCTTCAGCGTCACTTTCTGCTTTTGCGGCTTCGGGTCTTTTGTGTGCAGCCATTTTGCCGTAACACCGGTGTAAGCGGCCCGGTCTGCAATCGCAAACTGATGCCCGTCACCGTCGCTACGCACCAGGGTCATTTGCGGGACCGGCTTACCGCTGGCCGTGACCGCACTGCCCGCCTTCAGAAACAGCAGCTTTCCAGCTTTCACTGACACCGTTGCCCCGTTGCGCTCCGCGAGCCGGGTCAGAAATACCGCGTCGGACTCCTGAGACTGGTCAATATGCGGCACGGGTATCGTTTTCAGGGAGTCAGCAACGCTGGCCGTCAGGTTGTTACGCTGCGCGATGGTCGTGACCACGGCGTCGAGTGTGGTGTCGTGCCATGACTGTTCGCGTCGTGAATTGAGCGTGCCGCGAAAGTCGGCGCTACGCGCCCGGATGGTCAGCGTATCCGGCGCGCCGCGATGCTCGATTTCGTCGACCGTAAAATCGCCCTTCCCCAGCAGGGCCGAACCCTGCCAGCCGAGGAACAGCGACAGGACAGCGCCACGCGGCGGCAGCTCGACCTGACCGTCGCTGTCGTCGAGTTCAATGTCGAGCTGGTCCGCCTCAAAGCCCCGGTTATCTGTCATTGTCAGTGATATCAGACGGTCACTGATATTGTGAGTAATATCCTCGCTGTTCATCGTCAGCATAAAGGCCGGTGCCATACTGGCCCCGGCGTCGGTCACCATGCCTGTTATCATCTCGTCAGCTCTCCCGCGAGCTTACCGGCAGACGTAACCAGATTACCGACCTGCTGCTTCAGGTCGCCCAGCATTGCCGTCAGTGACTCATCGACCCGCTTCAGCGACAGGGTAAAATCTATCTTTCTGGCGGCACCATCGCTGAAAAATTCCGCGTGCGTGGTGCTGACACGCTCAACAACGAACATCCCGAGAATGTTGCCGGTTCCCTCTATCATCGGCCACGCCCGCCCCTCGTCGGCCATTAACTCCACCATGCGCAGTGATATCGCACCGCCGGTGATAGCCGGGTACAGCGTGCCGGAAAGCTGACACGACGTATCACCCTCCCCGAGATACTGATACGCGGGCGGTTTTCCGACCCGGTCATTAGAGGCCCAGCGGTATTCACGCGAATACTGCATCGACTGGTAAGGCAGTGTACGGCGTTCAAACACAAACATTCCCAGCGCTAACATCATCGTTTAACCCTCCTCAGTCGTGCCCCATACTGGCGCGCTGGCGTGCGCGTTTGTCGCGTTCGTACTTTTCCAGCGCATCGCGAACCTGACGGTCGAGTTGATGCCCCGGCGCATTACCGCCAGCCAACGTGATGTGATAGTCGGTTTTGCTCTGGTCAACATAAGAGCGTCCGGCAGGTGCCGTGACGGGCTGATACGCCCGATAACCGCCGTAAGTGCTGGTCGGTTGAATGTAGCTGCTGCCCTGCGCGGCGGCGCTGGTTCGGGCGGCGGTCTTGTCCAGCTCGTCTGACTCTTTGCTGATGACGCCGAGCTTTTCGAGCAGCCAGTCGACACCGCTGCGCAGTTTGTTGAAAACGGTCAGCGGAGCCATAAACGCAGCGGCCAGCGCCTGCCCGAACATCACGCCGACGTTTTTACAGCTTTCGAGCGTCTCTTTTGCAGCTTTTACGGGCTGCAACAGGTCTTTGAACCACTGCCATACCACACGCAGCGCTGCGCCCAGGGCGTCAAAAATGGGTTTGAGTGGCGCAAACATTTCCCCCACCGGTGCGAAGGCGGCTTTCAGCCCCTCCACGACGCCTGAGAAAAATGCGCCTATCGGCTCCCAGTATTTCCGGATAAGCAACACACCGGCGACAATTGCAGCCCCCACAGCCACCACCGGCCATGTAATTGCCCCCAACGCGGTAACGATGGCACCACCGGCAACCGTGAACACCGTTCCCAGCAGACCAGCAGCGGCAATAATGGCGTTGATACCCATAATCACCGGCCAGGCAACAAGACCGATGCCACCAATCACCCCAATCAGCGCCAGCCCGCCCCCAACAACCAGACCGAGCGTCTGCGCCAGCCCTTTGTTCTTCTGGATCCAGCCATCCAGTCGCAACACGTACCGCGTCGCGGTTTGCGTGAGCTTTCTCAGGGAGCCTTCCTGCTGGTCAAAAAGGTCTGTCCCGACGGCCTCATAGGCGGACTGAAACTCTTTAAAATCACCGCCGAGGTTATCCTGCATCACTTTAACCAGCTCTTCGGTTTTGCCGTCCGAGGCTTTCAGCGCTGCCGTAAGCTGGTCGAGCTTGCCGCTGGCCGCTGCAGCCATCAACACGTTAGCCGATGAGCTGGCCTCCTCACCGAAGATGGTTTTCATGTACTCCGCACGCTGACCTGTGCCGAGTTTGTTTTTCTCAAAACTGCGCTGCATTTCTTTCAGGATGGTAAAAATCGGGCGCGTGTTGCCTTTGCTGTCTGTTGTCTTAACACCAAGCTCCCTGATGGCCTCATAGGCCTTGCCTGTTGGTGCCTGCAGGCGGCTTAATACCGCGCGGCTTCCGGTCCCGGCCATAGAGCCGGTGATTTTCGCGTCGTGCAACGCGCCCACCATTGCGGCGGTCTCTTCTATGCTGACACCAGCATTTTTTGCCACCGGCGCGGCGTAGGTCATGGCATCGCTCAGACCGTCAAAGTCAGCGGCGGTCTTGTTCATCACCGTAGACAGCACGTCGCCAATATGCGCGACCCTGTCATTGGATAACTGAAACGCGGAGCGCATCCCCATCAGTAATGCGGCGTTTTCTTCCATCGTGCGACGGTTTGCAAGCGCCATATTCAGCGTGACGGGCGTTGTCGCCTGAATGGCGTCAGCGTCGCCGCCGCCTTTGGCGATAATAATTTGTGCGCTGGCAGCATCATCAGCAGACGCCGCCGTATTGTCACCAAGCTGGCGCGCCTGTTTGCGTAATGCCTGCATTTCCGGCGACTGCTTATCAACACCCAGCACCGCCTGCAGCTCAGAGTTTTTCTGCGCAAAATCATAACCAGATTTGAGCAGCTTCACTCCGGCCACGGTTCCCGCCGTCGCGATACCCACCCCGGCGGCCCCCACTGAGACCGCATTACCGGCAAGCTCTTTGCCTGCCTGATAACGGGCCTTCACTCGGCTTAACTTCGCCTGCTGGGTGCTGACCTGCGCCAGTGCCGCCCGCTGGCGGTTAAGCTGCGCTGTGGTTTCGCTAATTGAGGTCTTCAGGCGGCGCTCATCCGCTGACAGCGTGCGTGTGTTGATGCCTGCCTGCTGCAGCTCGACGCGCTGGCGCTGTACTGACGTTCTCAGGCCGTTGTATTTCGTCTGCAGCTCCGCCGCCTGACGTTTTGCCGCCTCCAGCGCCCGGGCCTGCGCACGGGTGGGGTTTTCAGTGTTTTTAAACTGTACTGCCAGCGCAACGGCTTCGCGCTTCGCTTTCTGCAGTGCCTGCCCGGTTACGGCCAGT
Coding sequences:
- a CDS encoding ferritin (ferritin B; required for virulence in Salmonella; may be involved in repair of damaged Fe-S clusters), with protein sequence MAASKIVQELGTQVELEYLSSQRYLRLSRWCANRSMDGLSCFLQTQAQESITLITLVFNYLKRIDTSPPECNASLQDWRCFSVDELFEQTLLDLRIRLAHLSHLSRLARDIGDFATLAFIQKLFGLYRLERERLLATQKQFERTMKSQSASPLFSLGRLCESV
- a CDS encoding anaerobic C4-dicarboxylate transporter, with translation MLVAEFIIIILCLLVGTRFGGMGLGLISGIGLFILCFVFGLQPGKPPVDVMLTILAVIGCAATLQSAGGLNVMMQYAERLLRRHPQHITLLAPLTTWTLTFLCGTGHVVYTMFPIIADIALKKGIRPERPMAVASVASQMAITASPVSVAVVSLVSILAAAHGIGTGWGILQILAVSVPASLCGVLVAALWSLRRGKSLDEDEAFQEKLKDPAQKAFIYGSSETLMNQRFSREAYWSTAIFFTGILVVVVLGAFQELRPAFEVKGKLQPLSMNLTIQMMMLIAGAAILMICRVKPAAISDSAVFKAGMVAIFSVFGVAWMSDTFFQAHLETLKMALEGVVKSHPWTYAMVLFLVSKLVNSQAAALTAVAPMGLMLGVEPKMLVAFFPAAYGYFILPTYPSDLACIGFDRSGTTRIGKFIINHSFIIPGLIGVSCACAVSWLLVEMFF
- a CDS encoding DUF2766 domain-containing protein, with the protein product MSQHLTPEEEVLSDVVACQLVIKQILDVIDVIAPVEVREKMAGQLKSIDFSAGNAASDPVTRRAIQKAIALIELKFSRPEESH
- the azuC gene encoding stress response protein AzuC, whose product is MKKLRKILKSLFASYCRTFKDVPPGALF
- the ftnA gene encoding non-heme ferritin, with amino-acid sequence MLQSDMIEKLNAQMNLELFSSLLYQQMSAWCSYHSFEGAAAFLRRHAQEEMTHMQRLFDYLTDTGNLPRIDALSSPYAEYPSLDELFKITLEHEQLITRKINELAHFAMTSQDYPTFNFLQWYVSEQHEEEKLFKSVLDKLALVGKSGEGLYIVDKELATLE
- a CDS encoding porin, with product MLCAGLIGLFSQSTFAEITVLEKTNAFLAPLSLEIGGSIRPQFIWNNGDEPDYYKNGHDGGTRFRFGADYAINSRSSLIGYYELGVDIPHVLKWDGHYDTEGKRDYQRQLYGGIKDSEWGTLTFGHQYGVYYDTIGAKSDMWDNDGHASANWIGINGDYDGGERPKNTVKYTNTFGNLTLRADYLLPQDETPAGNDLRYRRHHGGGIGIDYQLQQDLTFSAAWNETRASVKSPDGQRQRYTQQYSGAALTWQPNRWYLVTTATYYNNYVPSKRQQTAARYFAGDGYGLESFVGYTFAINRPWLSAIQPYIAADTLRLKGDEDYHAHHVYLGMSTQLAYGFSFWLERTMASSSDQEPDTTWLSIYYDF
- a CDS encoding HEAT repeat domain-containing protein, yielding MSMPSNVVTTLLNLCDSPEEAVQVAAVKALGEGQANGSNVLEKVISLVSNDNVNVSVAAVEALGRMYRSK
- a CDS encoding DNA-binding transcriptional regulator, whose product is MFHCPLCQHAAHARTSRYMSDTTKERYHQCQNVNCSATFLTLESVQRYIVKPGETNPVLPHPAPSGQQALWM
- a CDS encoding phage late control D family protein — encoded protein: MITGMVTDAGASMAPAFMLTMNSEDITHNISDRLISLTMTDNRGFEADQLDIELDDSDGQVELPPRGAVLSLFLGWQGSALLGKGDFTVDEIEHRGAPDTLTIRARSADFRGTLNSRREQSWHDTTLDAVVTTIAQRNNLTASVADSLKTIPVPHIDQSQESDAVFLTRLAERNGATVSVKAGKLLFLKAGSAVTASGKPVPQMTLVRSDGDGHQFAIADRAAYTGVTAKWLHTKDPKPQKQKVTLKRKPKQQHLRALQHPKATPVSKKAKAKKEQEAREGEYMAGDAENVLALTTVYATKAQAMRAAQAKWDKLQRGVAEFSITLALGRADLFPETPLRVSGFKRVIDEQSWLISRVVHSLGNNGFTTRLELEVRLSDVGYESVSDEI
- a CDS encoding phage tail protein, with amino-acid sequence MMLALGMFVFERRTLPYQSMQYSREYRWASNDRVGKPPAYQYLGEGDTSCQLSGTLYPAITGGAISLRMVELMADEGRAWPMIEGTGNILGMFVVERVSTTHAEFFSDGAARKIDFTLSLKRVDESLTAMLGDLKQQVGNLVTSAGKLAGELTR
- a CDS encoding phage tail tape measure protein translates to MSKNLRLEVLLKAVDQATRPLKSIQTASKTLSGDIRGTQKQLSTLNGQASRIDGFRKTSAQLAVTGQALQKAKREAVALAVQFKNTENPTRAQARALEAAKRQAAELQTKYNGLRTSVQRQRVELQQAGINTRTLSADERRLKTSISETTAQLNRQRAALAQVSTQQAKLSRVKARYQAGKELAGNAVSVGAAGVGIATAGTVAGVKLLKSGYDFAQKNSELQAVLGVDKQSPEMQALRKQARQLGDNTAASADDAASAQIIIAKGGGDADAIQATTPVTLNMALANRRTMEENAALLMGMRSAFQLSNDRVAHIGDVLSTVMNKTAADFDGLSDAMTYAAPVAKNAGVSIEETAAMVGALHDAKITGSMAGTGSRAVLSRLQAPTGKAYEAIRELGVKTTDSKGNTRPIFTILKEMQRSFEKNKLGTGQRAEYMKTIFGEEASSSANVLMAAAASGKLDQLTAALKASDGKTEELVKVMQDNLGGDFKEFQSAYEAVGTDLFDQQEGSLRKLTQTATRYVLRLDGWIQKNKGLAQTLGLVVGGGLALIGVIGGIGLVAWPVIMGINAIIAAAGLLGTVFTVAGGAIVTALGAITWPVVAVGAAIVAGVLLIRKYWEPIGAFFSGVVEGLKAAFAPVGEMFAPLKPIFDALGAALRVVWQWFKDLLQPVKAAKETLESCKNVGVMFGQALAAAFMAPLTVFNKLRSGVDWLLEKLGVISKESDELDKTAARTSAAAQGSSYIQPTSTYGGYRAYQPVTAPAGRSYVDQSKTDYHITLAGGNAPGHQLDRQVRDALEKYERDKRARQRASMGHD